CCCGTCCTCCACCAGCTCGTCTCGTCGGTCCGCCGCGAGACCTGCCCCTGGTGCCGCAGCGAACTCCTCGGCGACCGCTGCGGGTTCTGCTCCGCCCCGCTCGTACCGCCCCAGCCCGGGACCGGCGCGCCCAGTGGCCCGGCCGCCGCGCTCCCCCCGGGGGCCGCGATGAGACACGCGTCGTGACCGCCCCCGGGGCAGCGCCCCCGCGCCCCCGCCCCTCCTCCGCCCGCACCCCCACGAGGTCGTCCCGCCGATGAACGCACGCCAGCGCCGTGGTGTCATCCTGCTCGTCCTGTCCGTCCTGTGCGCCCTCGGCGCCTTCGCCGGCGTCGTCGTCGTGATCAGCGACGTCCAGGCGAAGGTGGGACCGGAGGTCACGGCGTACCGCGTCAAGGCGGACGTACCGGCCTACGCCGCGCTCCGGCCCGCCCAGTTCGAGAAGATCACGATGCCCGAGCGGTGGCTCTCCACCGGCGCCATACGGGACCTCACCGCCATCCGCGGCAAGATCGCCGTCGCGGAGCTCCGGAAGGGCTCGCTCCTCCAGAAGGACATGGTCGCCGACCGGCCCGCCCTGGAGAGCGGCCAGCAGGAGATCGCCATCATGATCGACGCCTCCACCGGCGTCGCCGGCAAGATCACCGCGGGAGCGCGGGTGAACATCTTCGCCACCTTCGACGACGAGGGCCGCGGCAAGAACGCCGTCGCCGAGTCGCGCCTCATCGTCGCCGGGGCCCGCGTCCTCGACGTCGGCCGGCTCACCCCGATCGACCAGCGGGACAACGACCGCACCGGTCCCGCCGGCGGCGAGGCCGTGCCGATCACCTTCGCCCTCACCACCGCGGACGCCCAGCGCGTCGCGTACGCCGAGTCGTTCGCGGAGCACGTACGCCTCGCCCTGCTCCCCTCCGACGGCCCCGCCACCCTGAAACCCGGGGAATCGACGTACACGCTCGACGAAGACAAGAACAAGTGAGGGGACAGGCAGCAGGATGACCACTCGCGTCCTCCCCGCCGTCGGCGACCCCGACGCAGCCCGGGCCGTCACCACGCTGCTCGGCCAGCTCCCCGACACCGAACCGGCGCTCCCCGTGCCCGTCGGCGACTCCACCACGCTCATCGACACCCTCGCCCGGTCCGCCGCCGTCTCCGTCGACGAGCTGCCCGAGGTCGTCCTCGTCCACGAACGCATCGGCCCCGTCCCGGCCCTCGACCTCATCCGCGAGGTCGCCCTCCGCTTCCCCGCCGTCGCCGTCGTCCTCCTCACCGCCGACACCGGCCCCGGCCTGTACTCGGCCGCCATGGACTCCGGCGCCCGCGGCCTCGTCGGCCTCCCCCTGTCGTACGAGGAACTCGCCCAGCGCGTTCACTCCGCCGCCGCCTGGGCCGCCGGGGTGCGCCGCCACCTCGGCCAGGGCGGCGACGGGCCGACCGGGCCGGGCGGCACCGTCGTCACCGTCAGCGGCGCCAAGGGCGGCGTCGGCACCACCGTCACCGCCGTGCAGCTGGCCCTCGCCGCCCGCGCGTCGGGCCGCAGCACCGCCCTCGTCGACCTGGACC
This portion of the Streptomyces changanensis genome encodes:
- the cpaB gene encoding Flp pilus assembly protein CpaB; amino-acid sequence: MNARQRRGVILLVLSVLCALGAFAGVVVVISDVQAKVGPEVTAYRVKADVPAYAALRPAQFEKITMPERWLSTGAIRDLTAIRGKIAVAELRKGSLLQKDMVADRPALESGQQEIAIMIDASTGVAGKITAGARVNIFATFDDEGRGKNAVAESRLIVAGARVLDVGRLTPIDQRDNDRTGPAGGEAVPITFALTTADAQRVAYAESFAEHVRLALLPSDGPATLKPGESTYTLDEDKNK